In Luteimonas viscosa, the genomic window GTCGAGCGTCTCGACCTCGACGATCAGCGGCAGGTTCGGCCGGGCCGCGCGTGCGGCGCGGATCGCCGCGGCAACCGAGCCGAGCGCGCGCACGTGGTTCTCCTTCAGCATCACCGCGTCGTACAGGCCGATCCGGTGGTTGACGCCGCCCCCCACCCGGACCGCGTACTTCTGCGCGATGCGCAGGCCGGGCAGGGTCTTGCGCGTGTCGAGGATCCGGGCGCCGGTGCCGCGCACCGCGTCGACATGCTTGGCGACCGCGGTGGCGGTGCCGCTCAGCGTCTGCAGGAAGTTCAGCGAGGCGCGTTCCGCGCTGACCAGCGCGCGGGCGCGACCGTGCAGCGTGGCGAGCACCGTGCCGGCGGCGACGCGATCGCCCTCTGCCACGCGCCAGTCGATGCGGACCGCGGGGTCCAGGGCGCGGTGGCAGGCGTCGAACCAGGGGCGGCCGCAGACCACCGCGTCTTCCTTGCACAGCAGGTAGGCCTCATCCGCGACGTCTGGCAGCAGGGCCGCGGTCGCGTCGCCGTCGCCGAGGTCCTCGGCGAGCGCGCGCGAGACGTCCGCGGCGACGACGCCTTCCGGCGGCGGGGCGAAGGGGTGCTTGGACGATGGTTCGGTTGCGGACATGGGCGACCGTTTCTGTGATGGGCAACGTGGCTGCCGCAGTGCAGGCGCCGGTTGCGTGCAGGGCGGCAGGGGTCGCACGACCGGCGCCGCGTCGGCCTGGCGCGTGCCCTAGCTCCGCGGGAAATCCGCGATCTGTCCGGTCGGAATCCCTTCCTCGACCAGCAGCACCGGAATGCCGTCGTCGATGCGATAGACCAGGCGATGGTCGTGGGTGACCAGCGCCTCGCGCAGGGGACCGGCCTGCGGCGCATCGTCCACGCGACGCAGGGTTCCTGCATTGGCGGCGGAATTGAGCGCAGCGAGGCCGGCCTTGCCGAGCAGGGCCAGCGGTTGCCGGCTCGCGGGGCAGACGAGGAGGTCGAGCAGCTTGCGGTCCATGGCGGGAACACCGGGGGGCGAACCGCTAGAATACGTCTTTAGGCACGGGAACAGCCATGTCCGCCACTCCTGACAGCCCGCTGGTCGGCGTCGTGATGGGTTCGCGCTCCGACTGGGACACGATGCAGCACGCCGCGCAGAAGCTCGAAGCGTTCGGCATCGCGCACGAGGTGCGGGTCGTCTCCGCGCACCGCACGCCGGACGTGCTCTTCGACTATGCCGCGAACGCGCAGCAGCGCGGCCTGCGCGCGATCATCGCCGGGGCCGGGGGCGCGGCGCACCTGCCCGGCATGCTCGCGGCGAAGACCATGGTGCCGGTGCTCGGCGTGCCGGTGCAGAGCCGCGCACTCAACGGCCTGGACTCGCTGCTCTCGATCGTGCAGATGCCCGGCGGCATCCCGGTGGCGACCTTCGCGATCGGCCAGGCGGGCGCGACCAATGCGGCCCTGTTCGCGGCCGCGATGCTGGCGGCGGACCGGCCGGAGATCGCCGGGGCGCTGGCCGCGTTCCGCCAGCGGCAGACCGAAGACGTCGCCGGCAGCGACGATCCGCGGAGGTGATCGCGCGATGAGCACCGCCGGCATCGACGGGCGCGCGCGCCTGTCCCCCGTTTCCCATCGCTCTTCCGGTTGGAGAGGACGCGTCGGTGGTCGCCAGGCGTCCCGTCGCGTGAACCACGGTCTGCGGGAACGCTCATCGCCATGACCACCGTCGGAATACTGGGCGGCGGTCAGCTCGCGCGCATGCTCGCGCTGGCAGGCGCGCCGCTGGGCCTGCGCCTGCTGGTGATGGACACCGTGGCCGACGCCTGCGCGGGCCAGTGCGCGCCGCTGCTGGTCGGCGACTACCGCGACGAGGCCGCGCTGGCCGAATTCGCCTCCAGGGTGGACGTGGCGACGTTCGATTTCGAGAACGTGCCGGCGGAGAGCGCGGAGTGGCTGGCGCAGCGCATCCCGGTGTTTCCCAGCCCGCGTGCGCTCGCGGTCGCGCAGGACCGCCTGGCCGAGAAGACCCTGTTCCGCGAACTCGGCATTCCCGTGCCGGAGTTCGTCGATGTCCCGACGCGCGCCGCGCTCGAGGCCGCGGTGGCGCAGTTGGGCACGCCCTGCATCCTCAAGACGCGCCGCCTGGGCTACGACGGCAAGGGCCAGTTCCGGATCAGGTCGGCGGCCGACGTCGGCGCCGCCTGGGACGCGCTCGGCGGCCAGGTGGCGAACGTCGGCCTGATCCTCGAAGGGTTCGTGGCGTTCGATCGCGAACTGAGCGTCATCGGTGTACGCGGTCGCGACGGCGAATTCCGCAGCTGGCCGCTGACCGAGAACTGGCACGTCGACGGCGTGCTGTCCGCGAGCCTGGCGCCCGTCGCCTGCACGCCGGCACTGGCCGAGCAGGCGTACGCGCATGCGCGCGCGCTGGCCGAGCGGCTGGAGTACACCGGCGTGTTCGCGCTGGAACTGTTCTGCCGCGACGGTCTGCTGCTGGCCAACGAACTCGCGCCGCGCGTGCACAACTCCGGACACTGGACGATCGAGGGCGCGGAGACCTCGCAGTTCGAGAACCACATGCGCGCCGTGCTCGGCCTGCCGTTGGGGGATACCGGAATGCTCGGTCATGCCTGCATGCTCAACTGGATCGGCGCGATGCCGGACGCCGCACCGGTGCTGCAGGCGTCCGGTGGCCATTGGCACGACTACGGCAAGTCTCCGCGCGCGGGCCGCAAGGTCGGCCATGCCACGTTGCGCGCCGGCGGCCCGGTGGAACTGGCGCGGATGCTGCACGATGTCGGATCGGCCCTGGGGCGCGTGGAGCAGGTCGCGCCCGTCATCGGGTCGCTTCGTTCGCGCGGATGACTGCGTCGCATCCTGGCGGGCCGTTGCCGGCGCATCGAGGATCGTGCCGGTAACCGGAGCGGCCAGCCCGGTCCCGGGAGGGAAGCTGGAAACCCGGATCCGGGCTGGTTTCGGCCCGGACCTGCCTTCGCCGCCCGCGGACACGGTGCCTGGATGTGCGCAGCCACGCGTATCGCGCGTATCGATGGGCGACCCGAGCGCAGGGAGGTCGGGCGCCCGCGCGATCTTTCCCGGCACTGGCTGCGCCAGCGCCGTGGGCTCGGCACCTACTGCAGTCGCGACGCGACCTTGTCCCAGTCGACCAGCTGCCAGAACGCCGCGAGGTAGCGCTCGCGCGAATCGCCGTAGTCGTGCGCGTAGGCGTGCGGCCACAGGCAGAACGCGAGCAGGGGCGTGTCGCTCCCCGTCAGAGGCGTGACGGACTGCGGCGTGGCCAGGATCGCCAGACGGCCGTCGCGCCGCTGCGCCAGCCAGACCCAGCCGGGTCCCGCCAGTTGCTGCGCAGCTTGGTCGAAGCGCTCGCGCAAACGCTTCGCGTCGCCGAACGCACCGCAGATCGCTTCGGCCAACCGGCCACCCGGCGCGTTGGCACCTTCGGGACGCGGCGCACGCAGCGCCTCCCAGTAGAACCCGTCGCACCAGGCCTGGGCCGCGTGCGCCGCCAGCATGCCGCGCGCGCGGCGTGCGAGATCGTCCAGACGCAGGTCTTCGGCTTCCGCCTCGCCGCCCAGGATGGCCGCGATCGCATCGAGTTGCGCCTGTTGCTGGCGTCGGTGCAGATCGATCCCTTCCACCGAGAATTGCGGTGCGAAGGACAACGGGTCGCAGGGCAGGGGCTGGATCTGGAGCGGCATGGCAGGGTCCGGCAACGGATGCGGGCGGAAGTCGGGTGGCGCCCGGCATACAATACGCAAACCCGTTTTCGCGGTGGCGGCGCCGGCCTGTTTCCGGCCCGGGACTGCGCAGGAGCCTGCCCATGGCGGTATTGGAACGCATCAAGGCCGAAGTCGAAAACCACCCCGTGGTGCTGTTCATGAAGGGCACGCCCCAGTTCCCGATGTGCGGATTTTCCAGCCGCACGGTCGAGGTGCTCAGGGAAGCCGGTGCTGGCGGCATCCATACGGTCAACGTGCTGGAGGATCCGGAGATCCGTGCCAACCTGCCCCGGTTCTCGAACTGGCCGACCTTCCCGCAACTGTTCATCCACGGCGAACTGATCGGTGGCTGCGACATCACCCTCGAGCTGCACGAGAGCGGCGAACTGGCGAGGATGATCGCGGAAGTGCAGAAGGCGTGAGCGCCGCGGCGTCGGCGCGCGACCACCGGCCGCTGGCCGGGCGGGTGGTGCTCGTGACCGGCGCGTATGGTGGCTATGGCCATGCGGTTGCGCTCGCCTGCGCCCGCGCGGGCGCGACCCCGGTGCTGCTGGGACGCAACGCGCGCAAGCTGGAGCGGGTTGCGGATGCGATCGGCGAAGCCGGCGTCGAGGCCTCGCTGTATCCGCTGGATCTCGAGGGCGCGGGCCCCGACGACTTCGCCGAACTCGCCACCCGCATCGGCGAGCGCTTCGCGCGCCTCGACGGCCTCGTGCATTGCGCCGCCGGCTTCCACGGCCTGACGCCGCTGGAGCATACCGATCCGGCCGTGTTCGCCCGTGCCCTGCATGTCGATCTCACCGCGCGCTGGTGGCTGACCCAGGCCTGCCTGCCGCTGCTGCGCGCATCCGATGCGGGCAGCCTGGTGTTCGTGATCGACCCGGCGCCCGCTGCCGCGCCGGCCTACTGGGGTGGCTACGGCATCGCCCAGCAGGGCCAGGAAGCACTGGTGGCGA contains:
- the grxD gene encoding Grx4 family monothiol glutaredoxin; the protein is MAVLERIKAEVENHPVVLFMKGTPQFPMCGFSSRTVEVLREAGAGGIHTVNVLEDPEIRANLPRFSNWPTFPQLFIHGELIGGCDITLELHESGELARMIAEVQKA
- a CDS encoding SDR family NAD(P)-dependent oxidoreductase, with protein sequence MSAAASARDHRPLAGRVVLVTGAYGGYGHAVALACARAGATPVLLGRNARKLERVADAIGEAGVEASLYPLDLEGAGPDDFAELATRIGERFARLDGLVHCAAGFHGLTPLEHTDPAVFARALHVDLTARWWLTQACLPLLRASDAGSLVFVIDPAPAAAPAYWGGYGIAQQGQEALVAMLEAETASTPLRVHALRPGPMRTPLRARAYAADGDRVARDPAAFAQACIELLSPAAGPVGITQ
- a CDS encoding 5-(carboxyamino)imidazole ribonucleotide synthase — protein: MTTVGILGGGQLARMLALAGAPLGLRLLVMDTVADACAGQCAPLLVGDYRDEAALAEFASRVDVATFDFENVPAESAEWLAQRIPVFPSPRALAVAQDRLAEKTLFRELGIPVPEFVDVPTRAALEAAVAQLGTPCILKTRRLGYDGKGQFRIRSAADVGAAWDALGGQVANVGLILEGFVAFDRELSVIGVRGRDGEFRSWPLTENWHVDGVLSASLAPVACTPALAEQAYAHARALAERLEYTGVFALELFCRDGLLLANELAPRVHNSGHWTIEGAETSQFENHMRAVLGLPLGDTGMLGHACMLNWIGAMPDAAPVLQASGGHWHDYGKSPRAGRKVGHATLRAGGPVELARMLHDVGSALGRVEQVAPVIGSLRSRG
- the nadC gene encoding carboxylating nicotinate-nucleotide diphosphorylase — protein: MSATEPSSKHPFAPPPEGVVAADVSRALAEDLGDGDATAALLPDVADEAYLLCKEDAVVCGRPWFDACHRALDPAVRIDWRVAEGDRVAAGTVLATLHGRARALVSAERASLNFLQTLSGTATAVAKHVDAVRGTGARILDTRKTLPGLRIAQKYAVRVGGGVNHRIGLYDAVMLKENHVRALGSVAAAIRAARAARPNLPLIVEVETLDQLREALAEGCDRILIDDFDAPTRREAVRIARAAPFAGTIPLEVSGGVDLDGLRAIAADGVDCISIGALTKHVRAIDLSLKLGPAPRVARH
- the purE gene encoding 5-(carboxyamino)imidazole ribonucleotide mutase; this encodes MSATPDSPLVGVVMGSRSDWDTMQHAAQKLEAFGIAHEVRVVSAHRTPDVLFDYAANAQQRGLRAIIAGAGGAAHLPGMLAAKTMVPVLGVPVQSRALNGLDSLLSIVQMPGGIPVATFAIGQAGATNAALFAAAMLAADRPEIAGALAAFRQRQTEDVAGSDDPRR
- a CDS encoding Trm112 family protein; translation: MDRKLLDLLVCPASRQPLALLGKAGLAALNSAANAGTLRRVDDAPQAGPLREALVTHDHRLVYRIDDGIPVLLVEEGIPTGQIADFPRS
- a CDS encoding superoxide dismutase, with the protein product MPLQIQPLPCDPLSFAPQFSVEGIDLHRRQQQAQLDAIAAILGGEAEAEDLRLDDLARRARGMLAAHAAQAWCDGFYWEALRAPRPEGANAPGGRLAEAICGAFGDAKRLRERFDQAAQQLAGPGWVWLAQRRDGRLAILATPQSVTPLTGSDTPLLAFCLWPHAYAHDYGDSRERYLAAFWQLVDWDKVASRLQ